The genomic interval AAAATTCAGCCACTCCAAATATTTTCCCCACAGAATGAAGCTTGTGCACTAAAATTCAAAATCAAACTTTATACAAAAATCCATCAAATTCCTTTATGTCTCTAAGACCTTCCAAAGATAGTCAGGCAGATAAATGTTATGGAAAATATAGTATTGCTAAGAAGCATAGTAAGTTCCcatcgtggctcagtggtaaagaatccacttgcagtttAGGAGATGCGAGtctgatgcctgggtcaggaagatcccctgcagaaagaaatggcaaaccactctaacattcttgtctggagaaacccaaggacaaaggggcctggcaggctacagttcatggagttgcaacactccagcatgactaagcaactaaaccacaactaCAGAATCAAGCATACTACAGTATCTTAAAACATCAAACAAACTAATATCGTATGTTTAAAATAGTTAACAAtaaaagaagtaataaaaaaCAACATGGTTTAATCAGTGTTTCTTCTTTTAAGTACAACATGCTGCATTTACTTGAAATATGGTAATGTTTACAAACATGTTAATAAGCCAATAGCCTAGAAAATGCAATGAGAACATTCTGCAAAAACAGGTCACCATCATCTCTGAGGTCTTATGGTCTTTGCTGCTTTCCAGAAGGCCTCTTTGACATCTTTGTTTCTCAGGCTATAGATGAGAGGGTTGAGCAGTGGATTGACCACAGTGTAGAACAGGGCAGCCACTTTGTCTCTCTTCAGGGAGTAGGTGGAGCTCGGCCTTGAGTACATGAAAAGCAAGGATCCATAGAAGAGCATGACCGAGACCAGGTGTGAGGCACAGGTGGAGAAAGCTTTGTGCCTTCCTGAAGCCGTGCGGATCCGCAGAATAGCGAGAAGGATGTGGAAATAGGAAATGATGATGACAAGAATGCTCGAGAGGACCGTGAAACCCACAAGACCCAGGAGGACCTGCTCATAGACCTTGGTGTCTGTACATGACATCTTCACCAGTGGTGGTGCATCACAGAAAAAGTGGTCAATGATATTTTTGCCACAGAAACTCAGGCGAAAAGTGTTGGCAGTATGGGCTATGGCATTCGAGAAGCCTCCTATATAGGAGCCAGCAACAAGTCTGGAACAGACAGAATGAGACATAGAACTTGAATAAAGTAGTGGGTTACAGATTGCCATGTGGCGGTCATATGCCATGGCTGCTAGGAGATAGCACTCAGTGTAGGctacaacacaagaaaagaataGCTGGGCTCCACATTCAGCCAAGGAAAAGCGCTTGTCTTCTGAGATACAAGTAGCCAGGATTCTGGGAGTGTACACCGAGGTGTACCAGAAATCCAAGAAAGACAGATTGCcaatgaaaaaatacataggTGTGTGCAGGTGGGAATCAATATGAATTAAGATAACCAGGGTCATGTTCCCTGACAAGGTTACCAAATAGACAGTCAGAAATACTCCAAATAGTATTAGTTGCCATTGGGGGTCTGTTGAGAGACCCAGTAAGATGAATTCATTCAGGATGGTGCGATTTCCAACATCCATGTCCACTAGGAGAAAGATTGATaagataatgagaaaaaaattgctgatttttcttttggaatAAAGAAGTAAAGGTATCAATAAACTCAACAACTGCTAGGAGGCATATTAATCCCTTACAATGTCGGTAAAATACCGCATCTTCAGTCTGTCACTTGGGAAGACCACTAGAATTGGGGAAAATAGCTGATTTTAGAATTAAGGCTTTCACTTGCTATTTGCTTGATGCAGGGTGAGTATCTGAGTCTcatcaaatgaatgaacaaaatgagGACACTGACAGGTTGGCTGATTGAGTTAAGCAGATACAAAGGAAAATATCAGCCAAACATCTGGTACATGATGAGTGGTCAAAATTTTGAGTATTCTGCATGTATTATTAAGAATCTATGTGTCTAGCATGATGCTGATAGTTCAACAAATATCAATACACTGTACTGCTCCTGTCACTATTAgcac from Bos mutus isolate GX-2022 unplaced genomic scaffold, NWIPB_WYAK_1.1 CTG305, whole genome shotgun sequence carries:
- the LOC102276272 gene encoding olfactory receptor 9G4-like; this translates as MDVGNRTILNEFILLGLSTDPQWQLILFGVFLTVYLVTLSGNMTLVILIHIDSHLHTPMYFFIGNLSFLDFWYTSVYTPRILATCISEDKRFSLAECGAQLFFSCVVAYTECYLLAAMAYDRHMAICNPLLYSSSMSHSVCSRLVAGSYIGGFSNAIAHTANTFRLSFCGKNIIDHFFCDAPPLVKMSCTDTKVYEQVLLGLVGFTVLSSILVIIISYFHILLAILRIRTASGRHKAFSTCASHLVSVMLFYGSLLFMYSRPSSTYSLKRDKVAALFYTVVNPLLNPLIYSLRNKDVKEAFWKAAKTIRPQR